GGGCTGCCATGTTGGGTATGTCATCAACATGGGATCTCCCTACATCTGGAGTTACCTCTGGCTTGAGGCTGTGGCCTTCTAAAGGATCAGTCTATCAACCTCAGCTTTTCCCTCCTTCAAGCCAAACAATGTCCTCCCCAGGTCTCCTCACTGGCTACAGGAAGACTTCTCCTTGGATTTACTCTCTCATCTGGTCAGCCCCACCTCAAGGGaggcccctccccccacaccttcACGCCCCCACGTCCCTGGATTTAGGCCTAAGAAACTGAAGCCGCCGGGGATGGAGTTTTGAGGTGGCCTAGTTGGTAGgtggaagaaaagcagaaacactTCAGGGAGGAAGCAAAGTCTAGATGGCTGGGCCAGAACTCTCAGGGGATGGCTCATGGGAAACTCAAAAGTGGAGGTGCCATTCCTAAAAAAATCGCTTCCAGAATATAGCAGCCAGCtgtgctcagtggttaggaggaGCTGGTCCTCCCAAACCTGAGCCAGAGCCCAGGCAGAATGTTATGTCCTTGCAATGTCATCGCTCGAGAGGCTGCGGTAGGCAGACCAAGgtttcgaggccagtctgggctacagaaggaGACACTGTCTCCAGAGTCCAAGGGATGAGGATATAGCCCAGGAGTAAGATGCTGGCCTAAGTATGCtcagggccctgggtttgatcccagcagcTTAAAAAAGAGTCTTCAGCAGGGCCAGCACTGGAGGCTTTAATGTTTTGTCTAATTTCTCTGGGGTGAAGGGGACGACAACTTAAAATGGATTTTCAGCAATAATGGACTCCCTTTCTTGGTTCCCGGCACCGAGCTGCAACACAAAAGAGACAGTGTCACTAGGGCCTTAGGATCCGGGGGTCCCCCACTGCGCCTGTGGGGCAGCTGGGGCTCTGTCATCAGAGGTCAAGGGCTCTGAAGCCCAGCTCCCTTACGCTCACTCACGGAAGTGTCCTGCGCCCCAGAGATGCGACCATTGTGCTCTCCGGAGACAGACGACACGGAAACACACCTGTTTCCTGAGGCAACATGGCCCTGCCCATTTTAAACCCAGGTTTCTGTCCTAGCCCTGGAGAGCTCACCCTCCATGGTCCCCAGGCCTCCTCTGGCCCTGGCTTTGCTACTGCACCTCAGGTCACCGGAACCCTGTTCCTAGCAGCCTTTGTGAGGTCATTGGGTTTGCCCCATCCCCTGCCTCGGCCCCTCCCCTCCATTCCACTGTCGCAGACCCCACCTGGCTATGTGAGACCCGAGCCTATCCCCACCCACATGCTGGCCCTGGGGAAGGGCTGCAGGGCAGCGTCACTCACTCTTCTTTGTCTTCCTGAAGCTGGGGTGAGGGTGGTGCCTTGACAAACTTCACTTCCCCTTCGATGGTGGCATTCTTGAACCCTGTCTTGCTAAAATCTAGGTAAGAGCAAGCTACGTTCCTGGTTTCTTGAGTCCAAGATTCATGAGTCATCACGTCTTTGGATGATTTCTCTTGCTTCTCCGAGGATATCTGGGTAATCTGGGTAGCCTGGGCATACTGGATGGACTGGACCGGCTGGCAAAGCTCTGTAGACTTCTCCTGGGACTTCTCAGATGTACTTTTGATCATATTTCCTAGATTAGGCAAGTCCATGCTGCTGGAGGAGGCTACGGCAAGGGAGGATGCGAAGTTGATCACATCTTCCAGGCCAATGGCTGAGGGCAGGGAAGTGCAGGATAGCCGGGGACTTGACGGCAGTGGGGCACAGTCCGGGAGAACCTGGGGAATGCAGACAGACTTTTCCAGCGGGCTCTTGTGATGTTTCTCTAAGGCCGGCTGGAGGCTGTGCTCTGACGCCTGGATGAGCTTGTTCCCCCAGAAGAGGTGTTTGGAGGTCTGCACGCGGATGGAGCGGAACTGGGTGGAGCCCATCTGCTCATCCTCCCTGTTGCTCGAGTTTGCGGTGAAGCTCCAGGGCCTAGATGACAGCTCTTCCTCATAGGGCTTGAGGGATTCGATCCTGGAGCCCTCCTGCTCCGGGCTTTCAGTGAAATACTCCCCTTCGGTCTCAGGCGTTGGCTTAGAGGGTACCACTGGCGCCATCTCCTCCAGCTGTGGCACTGGGCCTGGGTCTGGGTGCCCTTTGAGTAGTGTCTCCTTGGGCAGTTCTGCTTTCTGCTGAAAGGTTTCAAACGGAAGTTGAGGCAACAGGAGCTGGACACCCCTTTCCCCAGGATCCCCTCCCCCAAGCCCGTGTGGCACACTACCAACCCCTTACCTCCACTTGCTTCTCGGAGACCTGCCTGGGCCAGAGAAGCAAGCTCAGAGAAGATATGGTGAAGGCGTGTGTGGGGCCCGGTACTACAGTCCCAGAAGGGACAAGCATCAAAACCCTGCCGTCTTGCCTGCGACCTCTGCATAAAGTGTGGTACTCTTACCTCTGtttcttcatcctcctcttctttatGGATGTGGGGCTGGTGGTGATAGTCATTCCTGAAGCATAGGGGATCCAAATGGGTGACAGAGACCCCGCGGATCCTCTAGGGGCCTCAAAGCTCTGGCTTTGTACACGGGTGGGCAAGAAGACCCCTGCGCTACTCCCCACTGTCCCTGCTCCATTGGAAGCTCTGAAGTGTCATATTCtttgtgcatgcgtgcgtgtgcatatgcgtgtgcatgtgtgtgtgatgtctgcacgcacacatacaaatgtggaggctagaggttgaTCTCGTGTGTCTATCTTAGCTATTCTCCTTCtcattttttggagacaggatctctctctgaatgcggagctcactgatttgctagaggggctggccagtgaacccctggaattttcctgcttccatctcccagctctggggttacagTGTTCGTATGTTCAGCTTTTCCCCTGGCTGTGGGATATATGAACTCGGGCCCTGGACACTTTACCCCCTAACATGGCGGCACTCTTAAGACTCTCCAAACTTCAGAAGCTCTGAAGAGCTTGCCAATACCACTCTTCTACTCCATCTGGTTGGAGGAGGGGCATGGgaatcttcattcttttttttggtGGAGGTggtctggagacagggtttctctgtctctggaactcactgtgtagaccaggttggcctcgaattcacagagatctccctgcggGATTAAATCTGAGTGccgggattgaaggtgtgcgccaccaccgcctgctgGGAATCTTCATTTTAGTTAAGGGCTCTGGGTGAGCCAGGGTGCTCTGAAAATGGCTCCCTACACAGGGAGAGGCCCCTTACTCACCTGCCCCACTCCCAGTGGGTAGATGTGAGAACCCATGGAGACTGGGGGAAGTGCAGGGCCCCTTCACTTCTTCTCAGCCCCTACTCCTTCCTAGTGCTCCACCCTGAAACTCCTGTTCCCTCCTCAGGCACCTGTCTTTTCCTACCTTGGACAGCTCCGTCTGCCCCCACCAAGGCAGCCTTGCCTCTAAGTCCTCCACCCTCTGCCAGGTTTGGacgctggaggcagaggtaggatcACAGGCAACCCCAGCCTTCGGCCTGGACTCTGCTCCTGAGGAGATTTGGAAAGGAGCTACAAAGGGGAGACGCTAGTTGGGTGGGAGTGTGTGGTGTTGGGGAAAGGTCCGGGAGCCTGGGCTTTTAGGGGAAGGCCTCGTGCTGATAGGGATTGGTCCTCACGTTTTCTCCACGATGTCCACAGCACTCTTGCCACAGCAGGGAAATGCATTTACACCTGgcccagaagaaaagcaaaggacagggaGCATCAGGGTGGGGGATGATCCTGGAGCTGGTGCCAAGTGCTCCTGCCCCCACTCCAGCCCACCCAACATTATCGCTCCCATCTTACGCTTTCCCTCACCACCCCGTCTTCTGTGTCTGCTACCCTCCATTTGCCATCTTGGCCTTGTCCAGCTCTTGGATCTATCCCCTGCCTCTATGAGCATGGGTGCTGATAGCACTCCATCTCACGGTCGCCACGGAAAGCATCAGCGGACGCTCCTTGTCCAGGCTTCCCATGGCTGGTGGTTGTTAAATGAAGGACTTGAATTCAGGCTTAAGAACTAGCTCTGTTTTCTGCTCTGCCATCCTCCACAGGAACCCATCACAACCGTGAAGAACTCTCCCACCCCACTCTGTCCGTTCTTCCTCTCTGCTGCTTCCAAGCTCTCTTTGGTCCCCTGTCACTGATCCAGGCCAAGGCCTCCACTCAGAGTACTTGGTCCGAGGTCATGCTAGCTCCGCACTGCTGTGTGGTGAGCTTGAATCACTCCTTGGAAGTCCTAGGGAGCTGAGTCTCTGGGGGCGTCTTGTAGCCAGGGGATAGCCAGAAGCTATCTAATACAGAAGCCACCCCTCGTTCCTTAGAAGTGGGGCGCCAGGCTGTTTGAGCCTCTGCTCCCCTGGTAGTGATACGCATTAGTGGGGGGGATCATGGCTTTGGTGCACTATGCAAAGTGGGTTCCCATGAGCTTAGGGTGGAGCAGGGAACGATTACTTTTCGGATAAGCGTTGCTCCCAAGATTGTATCAGAATCACGAGAATGAGCTGTGGCTTCTTCCTAGGGATGGAAGGGGTGGCCCTTGTGCCACTGGTCCTAGGCATTAGGATTGGTCAGTTGTGTGGGAAGGCTCTCAGAGAAGCACCATAGACAGGAACTCCAAGGCCAGCTCTGCCTCCTTGACCCAACATATCCGTTTGGCTTCCTTTGCATCCCTTCAGCTTCAGCTTCATCTGGCCCTGAACAGGACTCTTTCCTGCCCAACTACAGAGCCTCCCTTGGTCACTTTGAAATGTTTCTGGACCTCTGATCATCACACAACTTCAATCCTTCCATAAACTGCAGCTGGGTATGGGCAGAAGAATtacaatttctttctctttttctttttttctttttctattggtttttcgagacagggtttctctgtggctttggagcctgtcctggaactggctcttgaaaaccaggctggtctcgaactcacagagatccacccgcctctgcctcccgagtgctgggaattaaggcatgtgccaccactgcccggcgaatTACAGTTTCGTAAGCCTCACAGCAGCAAGGGGTCTGGCAGACGAAGTTTGACATTGACTCAGTTTGGGATTTCTGTGCCTGATTTAAGAGTGTTCTGTTAGAAAAGCCAAGTGACGATCTGTGATATGTGAGGTGTTTCCCATGCCCGGTTGTTGCTAATATTCTAGAAATACTGTCTCAGGTCCTAAGGGTGCACTGAAAAGCTGTCCGTTCTGACAGCTTTCTTTCGAGAGCTCATGGACTTTGTACATCAAAGCGAATGTGTGTGAATCCAGACcactctgtctcttccttccatgtctggtgtctccttttccttttttcccctttatataattatatagtgGGGATGACCACTATATAATTGTGGAACGAGGACAGACAGCTTTGCTTCATTCCTGTGTACTCGTGGGGAACACCCAGTGCTCTATCTTTATGATGCTGCTCGTGGTTTTCTTTATAGATGCCTTTTATCACATTCaagttttctttcctcctttgttcAGCTGATTTTTAGAAATAGTTATTATGATTGCTGTTAtcatttaagacagggtctcatcatttaagaccaggctggccttgaactcacaacgatttgctttcctctgcctcctgaatgctgggattaaatgcgttcatcactacacctggcttcctatcatcatcttcctcctcctcctctttcttctccttcatcatcattttgagacagtgtctcactatatagaccagccagcctggcctcaaactcagagattagcctacctctgcctcctgatattgggattataagtatgtaccatcatgcctggtcaattttttttataattttaactttattttatgtgcactggtgtgaaggtgtcagatccccaggaactggagttacagacaattgtgagatgccatatgggtgttgggaattgaacccaggtcctctggaagcgcagctagtgctcttaattgctgagctatctcttcagcactcctattttttaaaagacttttaaaatatcttattttaataattatgtgtgtatgccacTTGAGAGCAGATTCACTTAGAGGTCAGCGGTCTATGATCCCTGGGAGATGCATTCATATACAGGAGATTGTCAGTCaacagatgtgggtgctgggagttgaacccggaTTCTCTACAAgggcagtgtgtgctcttaactgaaGAACCATGAGATTGTCAGTCaacagatgtgggtgctggaagttgaACCACAGGATTCTCTACAAgggcagtgtgtgctcttaactgaaGAGCCATCTCGCCAACCTCCAGTTGTTACTTCAGAcatggtctctctatgtagccttgactgacctggaactttctatggagaccaagttggccttgaactcatagatccacctgcctctgcccctccaggtgtcgggattaaagacatgtgctgccatgcttgaCTTATCAAGACGTTTTGTCAAGAGCGTGATATTTTTTGTAGatcttctttctgagacagggtttctctgtgtagccctactatcttggaactagctctgtagaccaggcaggccttgaactcagagatggcttgcctctgcctcccggatgctgggattaaaggtgtgcactaccgaTATCtggctaaatatttatttttaaaacaattttttaattttgtgtatgcatgtatgcgtATGCATGTACGGCCATGCACAGGTATATGCGTGTTATCTGCAGATgccagtggaagccagaagagggcgcacTGGATTCCATTGAAGCTGGAGTTgtacatggttgtgagcttcctgactAGATGCTGGGATGTCAACTTGGGActtccacaagagcagcaagtgctcttaatggcagAACTGCCTCTCtagcccctcccctccttctctttcctgcctctgacaGCATCTAATGTAGCCCAAGTGGGTTCACACTCCCTATGTGACtaaagctgtccttgaactcttgatcctctttgtctgtctgtccctgagtgctgggactataggccaCACTTGGACATTATACTAGTTTTCCTTCATGTATTTTGAAGTGCTGAAAGGGAACACAATCCTTTAGGAtagttgtttgttcttttgttttgcagCCCTGGCGATGGAACTCAGAGCCTTGCATATACTAGGCAAAAATTTCACTTTCTAGCCCCAGATAttccttttaaaatgataatagcATTGCTACTATTTTGGTttcctatatatacacatataatttgtTTATAGCTTATTTATCGAGACAGAGTTTAATGCttccctggctggctttgaatgaGCTGTGTACTTGAGGATGACCTGAAATTTCTGGTCTCTGCTTCTAACAAgttgctgggatggcaggcaggGGCTACCACACCTGACTTAGGTTTGGAACTCAGATCCAAGCTTTTGtgaatgccaggcaagcacccAACTGCTGGGCTACGCCCCATCCCCTAGTAGTATAGTTtcttgagacacagtctttctgtgtagcttAGACTAGCCTGGAAGTTACTGTGtcgcccaggctgtcctcaaacttgcaatcctccggTCTCTGCCTTGTGACTGCAGGGGTTGTGGATATACACAACCATGCCTGGATTTACTTTTCTTAGCCTTTAAAAAAGTATTtcctgctgggaggtggtggcgcacaagctttaatcccagcacttgagaggcagagccagcctggtctacagaaggagttccagtacaggctccaaaaaaagctacacagagaaaccctgtctcgaaaaaccaaaataaataaaaaaaaaataaataaataaatagtatttcCTCTTATAATTAGAAAACtaacatttatttgttaattactatgctgtgtgtgcgtgtgtgtgcgtgcgtgtgtgcgtgcgtgtgtgcacatgcgtgtgtgtgcgcgtgctcATGTGCTTGAGCCCATAGGGAGGTCATAGGACATTCacgagagtcagttttcttctagtttgtggtcccagggattgaactcaggctgtccgGCTTGGTGTCGAGCACCTTGACTGACTGTTGTTCCTAACTCTTGATAAGGAACCTCTTTATCACTGTGAATGatctcctttatctctgctgTTATTTGATTTGAAACCTGTCTTGATACTGACACCACTTTTCGGCTTTTTGTAGTCTCACTTCCGTGCTACTGGGGATTAGCGTTAGCGCGAGCTATCACTTCACTGTGAagctttgtatttttctgtttaaagtgAACTTTAAGAGGGAAGCATATAGTTgagcctttttttccccttctttttctcagGAAAAAGAGATACTGTGGATTGGGTGCAGAGTGTGCATCCCAGCAAGCTCTCCCTCAAGACAGTTGTATCCCCTGACCAAGTATCATGTTTTCTGTCTACTTAGGTCATCTTTGCTGTTTAGACGTGactttgtgtgtgagtgagtgagtgtgtatgtgtgtgtgtgtgtgtatggaagggGGCACTGAACCCAGGTTAATACTCTTGTCCCTGCTAAGCTCTTGCTTTAGAAGGGAGTTATGtgagccgggcggcggtggcgcactactttaatcccagaaattgggaggcagaggcaggcggatcttagtgagtttgaggccaatctgatctacatgAGCTAGTTTCAAGGTAGCCAGGTTTCACcgagaaatgctgtctcgaaaaaccaaaaataaataagtaaataaaaaaaaaagatggaagctATGTGACATCTGCCTTTTGTGTCTGAATGGATTGTTCTGTTATTTGTTTTCCATGTGTCACTCCGCTTTTTTAAATGTCCCCTTTAGATTATGTATCTGTATGATTCTATTGTATTTTCAAAGCTATGACTCTGTCTTGTTAGTTTGATTACTTTAAGACTTAGACTATGCATCTTTAACTTATCACAAGTCTGCCTTCAAGTGGTAACAGGATAATATGCCAATATGTCAGTTAGGGAGAATCCTCAACAGTGTGATGCCGTTTCCTCCTCATGACTGGGTATTCGAAATAGAACTTAAGAAATGAGGAGATAAGAGAGGACTGGGATACTGCTCAGAGGTACATCATCTGACGGGCACTTGGGAGACTCCATGTttaatccagagagagagagagagagagagagagagagagagagagagagagagagaatgaatatgaacTTGTAATGGTTAACTAAGCCCACGAACAGCACACCGGAGAGTTATTTTTGCTTCTAGAGTGTGGCAGGCAGAAGACTAGACATGCGATCTGATTGAATGCATTCAGAAGGAGGAAAATCAAAGATC
The Microtus pennsylvanicus isolate mMicPen1 chromosome 11, mMicPen1.hap1, whole genome shotgun sequence genome window above contains:
- the Spata32 gene encoding spermatogenesis-associated protein 32: MGVTGVNAFPCCGKSAVDIVEKTNDYHHQPHIHKEEEDEETEQKAELPKETLLKGHPDPGPVPQLEEMAPVVPSKPTPETEGEYFTESPEQEGSRIESLKPYEEELSSRPWSFTANSSNREDEQMGSTQFRSIRVQTSKHLFWGNKLIQASEHSLQPALEKHHKSPLEKSVCIPQVLPDCAPLPSSPRLSCTSLPSAIGLEDVINFASSLAVASSSSMDLPNLGNMIKSTSEKSQEKSTELCQPVQSIQYAQATQITQISSEKQEKSSKDVMTHESWTQETRNVACSYLDFSKTGFKNATIEGEVKFVKAPPSPQLQEDKEDSVPGTKKGSPLLLKIHFKLSSPSPQRN